A genome region from Sphingobacteriaceae bacterium GW460-11-11-14-LB5 includes the following:
- a CDS encoding bacillithiol biosynthesis deacetylase BshB1 translates to MKLDILVIAVHPDDAELCCSGTILKHIALGKKVGIVDLTRGELGTRGTAETRDEEAAASAEILGLHARENLRLRDGFFQNDEFHRLEVIKAIRKYQPEIILSNALEDRHPDHGRAGDLVYDSVFLSGLPKIETSIDGVQQEAHRPRLLLQYIQDRYLKPDIIVDISDHIDKKIESIKAFKTQFYNPEVDGLQTYISSPEFFESVIGRAREFGKSIGATFGEGFTSRKLLGVDNLFDLR, encoded by the coding sequence ATGAAGTTAGATATTTTAGTTATAGCCGTGCATCCTGATGACGCAGAACTTTGCTGTTCAGGTACTATTTTAAAACATATTGCCCTTGGTAAAAAAGTTGGAATTGTAGATTTAACCAGAGGCGAACTGGGTACACGAGGTACAGCAGAAACAAGAGATGAAGAAGCAGCAGCCTCGGCGGAAATTTTAGGTTTACATGCCCGTGAAAATTTAAGATTGAGGGATGGCTTTTTTCAGAATGATGAGTTTCACCGTTTGGAAGTGATTAAAGCCATCAGGAAATATCAACCCGAAATTATTTTAAGCAATGCTTTAGAAGACCGTCACCCTGATCATGGAAGAGCAGGCGATCTGGTTTACGATTCTGTTTTTTTATCAGGCTTACCAAAAATAGAAACTTCAATTGATGGTGTTCAGCAGGAAGCACATCGCCCACGATTATTATTGCAATACATTCAGGATAGATACTTAAAACCTGATATTATTGTGGATATATCTGATCATATAGATAAGAAAATTGAATCTATTAAGGCTTTTAAAACACAGTTTTATAACCCTGAGGTGGATGGATTGCAAACTTATATTTCGTCGCCGGAGTTTTTCGAAAGTGTGATTGGCCGTGCCAGGGAATTCGGTAAAAGCATTGGTGCCACTTTTGGCGAAGGCTTTACTTCGCGGAAGCTATTAGGCGTTGATAATTTATTTGATTTGAGGTAA
- a CDS encoding acyl-CoA dehydrogenase: protein MANIFSSLKNAYNLFKHIDFDKLEALSKKVDLPKMVETISNLDDKQIQGMMKMMGGSGKKKELPPIEGDFYHLGDEALKDEDRELQLKVRAFLEKEVKPIVNHYWNKAEFPFEIIPKLAELNICGLTYKGYGCPGKSNLMEGILAMEMARIDTSISTFFGVQSGLAMGSIYLCGSEEQKQQWLPLMQQFKIIGAFGLTEPEVGSAAAGGLTTTCKKVDGKWVLNGQKKWIGNATFADILIIWARDEESGEVKGFIVKKDNPGFAVEKMQDKMALRIVQNGIITLTNCEVEEADRLQNANSFKDTAKVLQMTRAGVAWQAVGCARGAYENALDYTRTRKQFGKPIASFQLIQNHLVEMLSNLTAMQTLCFRLSQLQDQGLLKDEHASLAKVFCSLRTRDVVSRAREVMGGNGILLEYNVARFVADAEAIYSYEGTKEINTLIVGRAITGFSAFV from the coding sequence ATGGCGAATATATTCTCTTCTCTCAAAAACGCGTACAATCTTTTCAAACATATTGACTTCGATAAATTAGAGGCTTTATCGAAAAAAGTCGACTTGCCCAAAATGGTCGAAACCATATCCAACCTGGATGATAAACAAATCCAGGGGATGATGAAAATGATGGGTGGATCGGGTAAAAAGAAAGAATTACCGCCAATTGAAGGCGATTTTTACCATTTGGGCGATGAGGCGTTAAAAGATGAAGATCGTGAGCTTCAGTTAAAGGTACGTGCCTTTTTAGAGAAGGAAGTAAAACCCATTGTTAACCATTACTGGAACAAGGCAGAATTCCCCTTCGAAATCATTCCAAAACTTGCCGAACTCAATATCTGTGGTTTAACCTACAAAGGTTATGGCTGTCCGGGGAAATCGAATTTAATGGAAGGGATTTTAGCAATGGAAATGGCGCGGATTGATACCTCCATTTCTACTTTTTTTGGCGTACAGAGTGGCCTCGCCATGGGATCAATCTATTTATGCGGCTCAGAGGAACAAAAACAGCAATGGCTGCCGCTAATGCAGCAATTTAAAATTATCGGGGCGTTTGGCCTAACTGAACCTGAAGTGGGTTCGGCAGCAGCTGGAGGCTTAACCACCACCTGTAAAAAAGTTGATGGCAAATGGGTATTGAACGGACAGAAAAAATGGATCGGTAACGCTACTTTCGCCGATATTTTAATTATTTGGGCACGAGACGAAGAAAGTGGCGAAGTGAAAGGCTTTATTGTAAAAAAAGATAATCCTGGTTTTGCCGTAGAAAAAATGCAGGATAAAATGGCCTTGCGGATTGTGCAGAATGGCATTATTACATTAACCAATTGCGAAGTTGAAGAAGCTGATCGCCTGCAAAATGCAAATTCATTTAAAGATACGGCTAAGGTATTACAAATGACAAGGGCAGGTGTGGCCTGGCAGGCGGTTGGCTGTGCCCGTGGAGCCTACGAAAATGCTTTGGATTATACCCGTACGCGAAAACAGTTTGGTAAACCTATAGCTTCTTTTCAATTAATCCAAAACCACCTGGTCGAAATGCTGTCGAACTTAACGGCGATGCAAACGCTCTGTTTTCGCTTGTCGCAATTACAGGATCAGGGTTTGTTGAAAGATGAACATGCCTCTTTAGCTAAAGTATTCTGTTCGTTAAGAACACGCGATGTGGTAAGCAGGGCAAGAGAAGTGATGGGTGGGAATGGTATTTTGCTCGAATATAACGTAGCGCGGTTCGTGGCGGATGCGGAAGCAATTTATTCGTATGAGGGCACAAAAGAAATTAATACGCTGATTGTAGGTCGGGCCATAACAGGTTTTTCTGCTTTTGTTTAA
- a CDS encoding glutathione peroxidase — protein sequence MQERIPNIYSFKVKKINGEEQPLSAYRNKVILIVNTASECGFTPQLKELQQLKDEINSPDFEILGFPTNDFGKQEPLNGADISSFCEVNHGVKFPVFDKIMVRGAHAHPLYQFLSEKKQNTKLSSKPRWNFHKYIVNRNGELEDYFLPFTKPLSSKIKKKIQQLLNQNAQ from the coding sequence ATGCAGGAACGCATTCCGAATATTTATTCATTTAAGGTTAAGAAAATTAATGGCGAAGAACAGCCGTTATCAGCCTACCGGAACAAGGTTATTTTAATTGTAAATACCGCATCAGAATGTGGTTTTACGCCGCAATTAAAGGAATTACAGCAGCTTAAAGACGAAATTAATAGTCCTGATTTTGAAATCCTGGGTTTCCCTACGAACGATTTTGGAAAACAGGAACCACTAAACGGTGCTGATATCTCCTCTTTTTGCGAGGTTAACCATGGTGTAAAATTTCCTGTTTTTGATAAGATTATGGTTCGGGGCGCACATGCCCATCCGCTTTATCAATTCCTGAGTGAGAAAAAGCAAAACACAAAATTAAGTTCGAAACCCCGTTGGAACTTTCATAAATATATCGTGAACAGAAATGGCGAGCTGGAAGATTATTTTTTACCCTTCACCAAGCCATTAAGTTCGAAAATTAAAAAGAAAATTCAGCAACTGCTGAACCAAAATGCCCAATAA